The following is a genomic window from Sedimenticola thiotaurini.
TGAGTCGGGGGAAACGTTCCACATTATCCAGCAGTGGCTGGAGGAGCGGGTCTGCTCCCCGGCCCGCCGCCAGTATGTGGACCGGAGTATCAGGGGCGAGGCTCTCCAGCAATCCCAGGATCTGTTCGGAGTCCGCACCGTTGTGGTCTGTTGCAAGGAAACTGATCAGCAGATCACGATCCTCCAGTTGCAACCCCAGTTCCCCCAGCAGACGCTGCCTGTTGAGCTTTTTTAACTCGAACGACGAACTGTCGTAGTGCTGTTCCAGGTGCGGATCGGTGGTGGGACTCCAGCGTTGGTAGTCGATGCTGGATGGAATGCTGGCCAGTCGGTCGGCACGTTCTTTCAGCAGGGGGGCCAGTGGATGGGCATCCGGATTCAGCAGTAGTTCGTGACGATAGCCGTCGCTGGGTAGCAGCAGTTCATCCGCCGTCAGGATTGCCCCTTTTTCAAAAGAGAACTGTCCGCCCATCTCCAGGGCACCCGATTTCAGCAACTCCACCGGTAGCGAGAGCGCCTTGATATGTTCATTCTGGCAATAGTGGTGGTTCGCCTCATGCATGGAGTAGATGGTCGCCGGGCGGCTCCATTCCCCGGCAAGCAGGGAGATGGCCAACGCACTCTGCCAGCCGGCACAGTGCAATAGGTCCGGTTGCCAGTTGATGCCCGCCTGATTGATCGCCACCAGGGCCACGATTCGACTGAAGAGCCCGCAGTGGACCGCGTCGGAGAGTACCTGGTCGCCCGATTGGCCCGGATTACCGGGAATATCCACCAGATAGAGTATCCCGTTCTGCTCGGTCTGACCGCGCAGAATGCGGGCTTCCCGGTGCGTGCCCGGCAGACGGACGCGGGAGACTTGGATATGGTCGTTGGTACGGGCCAGCATCGGCGTGTAGGCCGGTACAATCAGACGTACATCATGCCCTGATTCACTCAGTGCCCGGGGCAGTGTGGCAATGAATTCCGCAGTCTCGCTACAGCCGTGCAGTTCCGGGATTACGCCGGATGCGAATAGGACTCTTTGGGGTGGGAGTGACAGATCTCTGTTCATGGAAACTGGTATAGCGTTTTGCTTCCCGGTCGCTGAATAGCGATCACTTGTTATGGTGATTGCGCCTTTCGATTATGTGAGATCCCTGGCCGCACTTCTACCGGGCGTTAGCGGAGCACGCAATCCAAAAGGCACCGTACTGTTTTTATCCCTGTTCGACGGAGACGGCCATGAAAACAGCTGACCGGACCGAAGGTTGGTGACATTCCCGAATTGATCACTGCCTTCCTGGCACTGTGGGGCCAGTATATACATAATTCAGGAACCAAGCGAGTTTTACCCTAAGCATCCAGCAGGCCGCGAATGGTCTGTAACCAGCCGCGGGCTATATTGGCCCGGTTATAGCCACCACCACCCAATGCCAACAGGCGTCCGTCACAGCAGATCCGGGCGTATTCTGCCAACCGTCTGGCTGTTTGATAGTGAACCTGGTCAGACAGTTTCAGGTGGGTGATGGGATCACCAGCGAGGCAGTCCGCACCACACTGCAGGATAATGAATTCAGGTTGGATCCGATCCAGAAAACGGGAAATCGCCGGCCAGTGCTGGAAAAACTCCCGGTCCTGCGCGCCGGGGGGCAGGGGTATGTTCAGTTTTGTCCCCCGGGCTGGCCCGGTGCCCCGTTCGTTGCTGTCGCCGGTGCCGGGGAACAGGTGGCGACCATCCTCATGCAGGTCAATGAAGAACAGATCGGGATCCTCTTCAAAGGCGTAGTAGACGCCATCCCCGTGGTGGGCATCGATATCGACATAGAGGATCCGCTTTATCCCGTGCCGCTGGCGCAGCGCCTCGATGGCGATTGCACAGTCGTTGAATACACAGAATCCTGCTGAAGAGCCACGGCTGGCGTGGTGCAGACCGGCAATGGGTACAAACGCCTGGGTGGTGTTACCCGCTACGATTTCAGCGGCTCCGTCCAGCACACTGCCCACCACGACCAGTGCGGCTTCAAATATACCCGGGAATACCGGTGTATCCGCATCCAACATGCCTGCCCCCTGGCTGGACAGCTGTCTGACCCGTTCCACATATTCGGTGGTGTGGAATAACCGGGCATCATCCGCGCTGCCCTGAACCGGCGTACGGATAGTGCACTGTTCCGGCAGCGTCGATTGCTGAAAGGCGTGCCAGAAAGTGTCAAATCGGTCGGAACCCAGCGGATGGTCGTTGCCAAAGCCATAGCGCGCAAGACTCTTACCGGCATAGATGAACATGGTCGCTCCTTACGGCTGCCAGTGCCAGCTTGTGGTGATCAGATAATTTTAGCTTTATCAGGAGAGCAGGCGGCGGATCCAGGAGGCTTTTTTCGTCCGGGGGTTTGACTTGCCTGAATGGTTCTGGAGTAATGCCGGCCGCTTGATCATGTTCTTCAGGCACTGATTGCAGATTTCATTATACAGTGTGCGTGACTCTTTCAGTAACGCTTCCCTGTCACGAACAAAGTAGTCACTGGCGCTGGCGTTGAAGGCATCCACAATGTCCTGAAAACCGGCAAAGGTTTCGGCAATGACGAACTGGGCTGATTCATTGTTGAGGAACACCAGCTCGTCAATCATCTCCCGTAACGACTTCTCCTTCTGTTTTTCATGATCCATCAGACCCTGCAGTTTAATCTTCAGTATTTCGCTGAACTGTTTGAAATGGCTGGTTTTTTCATCATCCGGGACAAGCATGGTGCGGTCCACCACTACCTTGAGCTGGGCAATATTCTGGATCAGATGGTAGGTGGTGAGTTTGGAGATCAGGCCACGCATCCGCTCCAGCTCCAGCTTCTGTTTGTCGGCGAGCCGCTCCCGGCTGTGGGCCAGCAGGGTTTCATTGGAAAAGAGGATTGAATAGATCTTGATCCAATTGGCCAGTTGGGTCGGACTCAGCGCGGTGGAGATGCTGAGGGCGGATCGCTCCAGTTCGGCAAACGGCTTTTCAGCCGCATTCTGCTTCTGTTTGCGGGAGAGTTCGAACACCCCTTTCAGACAGACCAGTTTTTCCAGGGCGATCCTGATCTTGGTTTCGTGTTCCTCGGACAACTGATTGGCGTTGGGAGCAATCTGCTTCAGAAACTCGTTGGTGAAAGCCAGTTCACTTTCGATCATCCGGTGTCGCAGACGCATCTGCTCTTCTGCACAGAGATACTCGTCAATGAAAGTGGCGGACAGTCTGTGCAGAATGGCCGGCTCGTCGCTGTTGATCTGTACCAGCAGGTCATTGAGTATCTTGCGCGCCTTGGGGGAGAGGGTCTGGGGCGATCTGTACTGCAGAACGGATGAGATCCGGCCGGCCGTGCTGCGATAGGTATCTTCCGGTAGCAGTGAATGCTTCTTGATATATTTGAGCAGATTCAGCAATGCCAGGTGGAGCGACACCTGTGTGGCCAGGTCCGGTTCAATGCCGGTCGTACGGTACGTTCGGAACAGGTCAGACTCGATCGGTTCCGGTCCGCTCTCGGGTTGATCGGGCTGGCCATATTCCGGTCCCAGCATGAGCTGAATGACCTTCATCAGGAACGGTTTCACCGAGAGGTATTTGTAGTTGTTTCGCAGCCGTTCATGTAGCTGGTTGAATTGACTGTTCAACAGGTCCGCATTTTTTAGCGGAAAATTGCTGTAGGGTTGCAGCAGAGCGGAGATTATCCGACGACCTTTTTCGATCCGGACCAGGGCATTTTTATACTCTGCAACCAGATCGTCGGTCAGTTTTTTGCTGTCGCTGTGCTGTGGATTTTGTCGAATGGCGGTAAGGAAATCATCGGGCATTTTGGAGGCCAGGTAGACATCGGCCACCTCTGATCCGAATTTCTTTCTGAGCTGTTTGGCGATCTCAAAATAGTTGGCCTGGATGACCCGCTCGCTGCTGCTGTTGAGCTGCTCCTCCAGCTCATCGATCAGCGCCGCCGTAAGCTGCTCCTGTTTGACCTGTGATGTGGCCAGTCGCCCACTGGCCCGCAATCGCCGATAGGTGGTCATGTGGTCAGGTGCATTCCTGATCTGATCCACCAGACGAATCAGGCCCAGTATGTCCCGTTGATCATACTTCTCCAGTAGGGCCGTTTGCTGCGCCGATAATTCCATCGCTCAGGAATCCCAGTTAACTTTAATAATATGGCCGGGTGTATGCACGGCCCATGCTGCGCTTGCAGTGAGTACCGATCATGCCGCTCAAGCGCCTGTTCAGGCTATTGGTGCGCGGGTACCTCCTTACTGTATACAGAAGATAGTCAGCGAACGGCAATTTTGGCGTTGGAATTGCTGCGCTGGTTCTCAAATAATCGCTGCTCGGAACGACAGGCTGGCGACCGATTGAGCGGTTCTGCCGTCCGTAGGGGAGGGACTGCAGCAGGGGAGAGTATGGCCCGTTTCCTTGGCCCGTTGCAATCAGCCCGTTCCGTCAGCCCGTTCCGTCAGCACTCAGTGGACTGGGAGCCTGGCGGATGGGGTATGTTTTCTCCTACCCGGGCTGGTGGGCAGTGGCAGCTCGGGCTGTTCGCGTCGCGGGTATAAGCATCATAGAAACAGGGGGTTAGATAATCGGCGTGTTGTGAAATGGCTGTTGCTAAAGCAATCAGCCAAGCGGCCGATAGCCTAATTGCCTGGAGTTGAAACGGGATCTCCGGCAATAACAAGCCCTTACGGTTAATCTCTTTATTTATCTGGCGGTATTAATGGCAAATTTCATTGATTCGGTAGACAGTCGCACTCAACTGGCGGGTACCAACCGCCTGGAAGTCCTGTTATTCAACCTCGGCCGCGACTCATTGACCGGCCGGGATGAAACCTTTGGTGTCAATGTATTCAAGGTTCGGGAGGTCATGCGCATCCCGGAGATCACCCGTGCGCCCGATATGCCGGACTCGATTGAGGGCATGGTCAGTCTGCGCGGCAACATGATCCCCATCATCAATCTGCCGAAATTCTGTGGTATCAAGTCTGATGAGGAGCCGAACATCCTGATCGTCACCGAATATAACAAACATGTGCAGGGGTTCCTGGTGCATTCGGTGGACAATATCGTACGGCTTGCCTGGGAGGATGTGAAAGCGCCTCCTGAGATGCTGACCCAGCAGCTGGGTGGACTGGTGACTGCTGTCACAGAGCTGCCCGATAAACGCATCCTGATGATCCTGGATGTGGAGATGGTGCTGGCCAAAACATCGCGCTTTGATGAGGCGGAAGCGCTGTTTG
Proteins encoded in this region:
- a CDS encoding glycogen synthase is translated as MNRDLSLPPQRVLFASGVIPELHGCSETAEFIATLPRALSESGHDVRLIVPAYTPMLARTNDHIQVSRVRLPGTHREARILRGQTEQNGILYLVDIPGNPGQSGDQVLSDAVHCGLFSRIVALVAINQAGINWQPDLLHCAGWQSALAISLLAGEWSRPATIYSMHEANHHYCQNEHIKALSLPVELLKSGALEMGGQFSFEKGAILTADELLLPSDGYRHELLLNPDAHPLAPLLKERADRLASIPSSIDYQRWSPTTDPHLEQHYDSSSFELKKLNRQRLLGELGLQLEDRDLLISFLATDHNGADSEQILGLLESLAPDTPVHILAAGRGADPLLQPLLDNVERFPRLSVHTLDDSGGWHRMLAGSDCLLLPAPYYPSAQQAQCALGYGTVPIAHATASIDEAVTDATPANLLHGTANGFLYADATVGELTDAVMRASKLYAKPPIWWEKLAVQGMEQNFQVRDSLTAYLQCYQSAIDNPATTPVH
- a CDS encoding histone deacetylase → MFIYAGKSLARYGFGNDHPLGSDRFDTFWHAFQQSTLPEQCTIRTPVQGSADDARLFHTTEYVERVRQLSSQGAGMLDADTPVFPGIFEAALVVVGSVLDGAAEIVAGNTTQAFVPIAGLHHASRGSSAGFCVFNDCAIAIEALRQRHGIKRILYVDIDAHHGDGVYYAFEEDPDLFFIDLHEDGRHLFPGTGDSNERGTGPARGTKLNIPLPPGAQDREFFQHWPAISRFLDRIQPEFIILQCGADCLAGDPITHLKLSDQVHYQTARRLAEYARICCDGRLLALGGGGYNRANIARGWLQTIRGLLDA
- a CDS encoding chemotaxis protein, with the translated sequence MANFIDSVDSRTQLAGTNRLEVLLFNLGRDSLTGRDETFGVNVFKVREVMRIPEITRAPDMPDSIEGMVSLRGNMIPIINLPKFCGIKSDEEPNILIVTEYNKHVQGFLVHSVDNIVRLAWEDVKAPPEMLTQQLGGLVTAVTELPDKRILMILDVEMVLAKTSRFDEAEALFEGIEELHRDDITVLFADDSAVARDQIIRTLKRVGAKYVEATNGAEAWHKLSELADRAEATGHKTSDYIQAILTDVEMPEMDGYVLTKHIKEDPRLADIPVIMHSSLSADANQELGRGVGADAYVAKFQPSELAAKLKEILLSQSE